A part of Pseudomonas sp. MYb118 genomic DNA contains:
- a CDS encoding RHS repeat-associated core domain-containing protein has translation MNTVSVDAHTPGLGVIDPRGLGVRAVAYCRAGEDESAQVRITRQVFDTLGRDVAHFDPRFSVNGQIPNLTSIHGLSAVERLTSRADAGWVVALMGEAGQLVQRWDSRSSQQSTYDDLLRPIAITEQIHGESARVVERFEYGTSNGNSRNQCGQLIRHDDPATTRHMPDFDLHGLPLLEASHFLESFDPVNWPEEVNARDDLLESGPGLDSRWTYDALGEVATQTDAKLNRRRFSLTCAGQISAVHMQPTGAAAVTLVSDIHYNAGGLVEQERAGNGVITRAEFRPEDARLERLSAGLPGQPLLQDLHYEYDAVGNPLRIEDRSKSVTYFKNQQVDPVSTYTYDSLYRLVAATGREVFHAANDPNALINYSEEYDYDAGGNTLELRHLGTQPFTRRWTVDELSNRSIVLNDGDPPPDFVQAFDGNGNQRHLLRGQTLAWDTRNQLSEVSPVTRDDGEDDIELYRYGGGGKRLRKVRRSLASGRNLIAEVRYLPGLEIHLTPNGEERHVLEVEAGRNSVRLEHWIGSPPVGIDNDYLVYSVSDHLRSSLLELDEQGALISDEGYRPYGERAWWITHQGTKASYKTRGYSGKQRDATGLIYYGFRYYAPWLLRWINPDPAGEVDGLNLFRFVHNSPVRYFDGDGRLTDDESEDDDNFQLLIQDVLDDPDIFRDIESPAHEDAPGTPPSPEPMASSSEPAVSSSAPTAPVPNPVPANPFDPVYLSQMVAHAVATIAPGADLLDPDYLNLMEEPTVAATRVPSSDHQHDARSTPTAISPQPSTSRDANRSFVAQADTRARPTKRAKTGRGRPRKSVTLSRATCDFCDKSFSTTSSLNRHLSKHSGKVFSCSNCDEVFDRPDRLNEHVQRVHMKDFRHRCSFCGKLFFTALHLQNHINTHTGERPFKCAFCPAAFSNAINRQRHFLGHSGVKSFVCTDCNASFTRKANLIKHQKRIHRGA, from the coding sequence ATGAACACAGTCAGCGTGGATGCCCATACGCCTGGTCTCGGGGTCATTGATCCGCGAGGGTTGGGGGTGCGGGCGGTGGCTTACTGCCGGGCGGGCGAGGATGAATCTGCGCAAGTTCGCATCACCCGGCAGGTGTTCGATACGCTGGGGCGTGATGTCGCACATTTTGATCCGCGGTTTTCGGTGAATGGACAGATCCCCAATTTGACGTCCATTCATGGGTTGTCGGCGGTTGAGCGGTTGACCAGCCGTGCCGATGCTGGATGGGTCGTGGCCCTGATGGGCGAGGCGGGGCAACTGGTGCAGCGTTGGGACAGTCGCAGCAGCCAGCAAAGTACGTACGACGACTTGCTGCGTCCTATCGCGATAACCGAGCAGATTCACGGAGAATCAGCACGGGTCGTTGAGCGCTTCGAGTACGGCACATCCAATGGTAATTCGCGCAACCAGTGCGGTCAGTTGATCCGCCATGATGACCCTGCCACCACGCGGCACATGCCTGATTTCGATCTGCATGGCTTGCCGTTGCTGGAGGCCAGTCACTTTCTGGAGTCGTTCGATCCGGTCAACTGGCCTGAGGAAGTCAATGCACGCGATGATTTGCTGGAGAGCGGGCCAGGTCTCGACAGTCGTTGGACCTATGACGCCCTGGGCGAAGTGGCAACGCAGACTGACGCCAAGCTTAATCGCCGACGCTTCAGCCTGACCTGCGCGGGGCAGATCAGTGCGGTGCACATGCAGCCGACGGGCGCCGCCGCAGTCACTCTTGTCAGTGACATCCACTACAACGCCGGAGGCCTGGTCGAGCAGGAGCGGGCCGGGAATGGGGTGATTACCCGTGCAGAATTTAGACCCGAGGATGCCCGCCTCGAACGCCTGAGCGCCGGGCTCCCCGGCCAACCGTTATTGCAGGATTTGCATTACGAATACGACGCGGTGGGTAATCCGCTGCGGATCGAAGATCGGTCGAAATCCGTAACCTACTTCAAAAACCAGCAGGTCGATCCGGTTAGCACGTACACCTACGACAGCCTTTACCGACTCGTCGCTGCCACCGGCCGTGAGGTTTTCCACGCCGCCAACGATCCCAACGCGCTAATCAATTACAGCGAGGAATACGACTACGACGCGGGCGGCAACACCCTTGAACTGCGCCATCTCGGCACGCAGCCCTTCACACGGCGCTGGACAGTAGACGAATTGAGCAACCGCAGCATCGTCCTCAACGACGGTGATCCCCCGCCAGATTTTGTCCAAGCCTTCGATGGCAACGGTAACCAGCGGCATTTGCTGCGCGGGCAAACACTGGCCTGGGACACCCGCAACCAGCTCAGCGAAGTCTCGCCGGTCACTCGCGATGACGGCGAAGACGACATCGAACTCTACCGCTACGGCGGCGGTGGCAAACGCCTGCGCAAAGTGCGCCGTTCGCTGGCATCCGGTCGTAACCTGATCGCCGAGGTGCGTTACCTGCCAGGACTGGAAATTCATCTCACGCCCAACGGCGAAGAACGTCACGTGCTCGAAGTCGAGGCGGGCCGCAACAGCGTACGACTTGAGCACTGGATCGGTAGTCCGCCAGTGGGTATCGACAACGATTACCTGGTCTACAGCGTGAGCGATCACCTGCGCTCCAGCCTGCTGGAACTGGACGAACAGGGCGCTTTGATCAGTGACGAAGGTTATCGACCATACGGTGAGCGAGCGTGGTGGATCACCCATCAAGGCACCAAGGCTTCGTACAAAACACGCGGCTACTCAGGCAAACAGCGCGATGCCACCGGATTGATTTACTACGGTTTCCGCTACTACGCGCCTTGGCTACTGCGCTGGATCAACCCAGACCCGGCCGGGGAAGTGGACGGGTTGAATCTGTTCCGTTTCGTGCACAATTCGCCGGTACGTTATTTTGATGGAGACGGCAGGCTGACAGACGATGAAAGCGAAGATGATGACAATTTCCAACTTTTGATTCAGGACGTGCTGGATGATCCAGACATTTTTCGTGACATCGAATCACCGGCTCACGAGGACGCGCCGGGCACGCCACCGTCTCCCGAACCGATGGCCTCATCTTCCGAGCCGGCAGTTTCATCTTCTGCGCCGACCGCTCCAGTACCGAATCCGGTGCCAGCTAATCCCTTTGACCCCGTCTATCTGAGCCAGATGGTGGCACACGCGGTAGCGACTATTGCGCCGGGGGCTGATCTTCTCGACCCGGACTATCTAAACCTGATGGAGGAACCTACGGTAGCGGCTACACGCGTTCCATCGTCAGATCATCAGCATGATGCACGGTCGACACCCACAGCTATTTCACCGCAGCCATCAACCTCTCGCGACGCTAACAGATCGTTTGTGGCGCAGGCTGACACTCGCGCGCGTCCAACTAAGCGTGCGAAAACTGGCAGGGGCCGCCCAAGAAAATCAGTAACCCTAAGCAGAGCTACATGTGATTTTTGTGATAAATCTTTTTCTACAACAAGTAGTCTGAATAGACACTTATCAAAACACTCTGGGAAAGTATTTTCGTGCAGCAATTGTGACGAAGTTTTTGATCGGCCAGATAGATTGAACGAACATGTGCAGCGAGTGCATATGAAAGATTTTCGACACCGTTGTTCGTTTTGCGGAAAACTTTTTTTTACAGCATTACATTTGCAAAATCATATCAATACTCATACCGGAGAAAGACCATTCAAATGTGCTTTTTGCCCTGCCGCTTTCTCTAACGCAATCAATCGGCAAAGGCATTTTCTTGGCCATTCCGGTGTAAAGTCCTTTGTTTGCACAGACTGTAATGCGAGCTTTACCCGAAAGGCTAATTTAATTAAACACCAAAAAAGAATTCATCGAGGTGCCTGA
- a CDS encoding RHS repeat-associated core domain-containing protein: protein MNRISVDAHTPGLAVIDQRGLGVRSVTYCRTDEDEAPQAHITRQVLDTLGRDVAHFDPRFSVLGQVPNLTSIHGLSAVERLTIRADAGWVVALVGEAGQLVQRWDSRSSQQSTYDDLLRPVAITEQIHGEPARVVERFQYGKPDGSTRNQCGQLIRHDDPATTRHMPDFDLHGLPLLETSHFLESFDPVNWPEEVNARDDLLENGPGLDSRLTYDALGGVATQTDAKHNRRRFSLTCAGQISAVHLQQPGAAEVTLVSEIHYNAGGLVEQERAGNGVITRAIFRPEDARLERLSAGLPSQPLLQDLHYEYDAVGNPLRIEDQSKTVTYFKNQQVDPVNTYTYDSLYRLIAATGREVYHAANDPHAQVNYSEEYDYDMGGNTLELRHLGVQPFTRRWAVDEFSNRSIVLNDGDPPPDFAQAFDGNGNQRNLLRGQTLTWDTRNQLSEVSPVTRDDSEDDTELYRYGGGGKRLRKVRRSLASGRNLIAEVRYLPGLEIHLTVNGEERHVLEVEAGRNSVRLEHWVGSPPVGIDNDYLVYSVNDHLRSGLLELDEQGALISDEGYRPYGERAWWITHQGAKASYKTRGYSGKQRDATGLIYYGFRYYAPWLLRWINPDPAGEVDGLNLFRFVRNSPVRYFDGDGKLTEEEQNEMADFLERYLEGADSDGGVAQDVVEQPVQSEQPVATRSPQVQPMDSLDQLLETIDSDARIETPLERELAESLERTGLIASQSGDILTLAWTRAFSESSQSTENTAAQIPGPSNPSTNENNETIVISVGQKYFVCEDCGDKFKTRLNLRKHHKIHDAVRFLCQFCGVTFSQEYTLVDHERTHKDPYRFNCTRCNKFFSYKSSLKAHLLTHEGEHPYKCDQCPKSYKKKDDLRSHLDFHAGIKRFACPACSKAYRKKFDMKLHYQKKHGSS from the coding sequence ATGAACAGAATCAGTGTGGATGCCCATACGCCCGGTCTTGCGGTCATTGATCAGCGAGGGTTAGGAGTGCGCTCGGTGACTTACTGTCGGACGGACGAGGATGAGGCGCCTCAAGCGCACATCACCCGGCAGGTGCTTGATACGCTGGGGCGTGATGTGGCGCATTTTGATCCGCGGTTTTCGGTCCTCGGGCAGGTTCCCAATCTGACGTCCATTCATGGGTTATCGGCGGTTGAGCGGCTGACCATCCGTGCCGATGCAGGATGGGTCGTGGCGCTGGTGGGGGAGGCGGGGCAACTGGTGCAGCGTTGGGACAGTCGTAGCAGTCAGCAAAGTACGTACGACGACTTGCTGCGTCCCGTCGCGATCACCGAGCAGATTCACGGCGAGCCAGCACGGGTCGTCGAGCGTTTCCAGTACGGTAAACCCGACGGCAGTACCCGCAATCAGTGCGGCCAGTTGATCCGCCACGATGACCCTGCCACCACGCGGCACATGCCTGATTTCGATCTGCATGGCTTGCCGTTGCTGGAGACCAGTCACTTTCTGGAGTCGTTCGATCCGGTCAACTGGCCTGAGGAAGTCAATGCACGCGATGATTTGCTGGAGAACGGGCCAGGTCTCGACAGCCGTTTGACCTATGATGCTCTGGGCGGGGTGGCAACGCAGACCGACGCCAAGCACAACCGCCGACGCTTCAGTCTGACCTGCGCGGGCCAGATCAGTGCGGTGCACTTGCAGCAGCCGGGCGCCGCCGAAGTGACCCTTGTCAGTGAAATTCACTACAACGCCGGAGGCCTGGTCGAGCAGGAGCGGGCCGGTAATGGCGTGATTACCCGTGCGATATTTCGTCCCGAGGATGCGCGCCTCGAACGCCTGAGCGCCGGGCTTCCCAGCCAACCGTTGTTGCAGGATTTGCATTACGAATACGATGCAGTAGGAAATCCGCTGCGGATCGAAGATCAGTCGAAAACCGTCACCTACTTCAAAAATCAACAAGTCGATCCGGTCAACACCTACACCTATGACAGCCTCTACCGACTCATCGCTGCCACCGGCCGTGAGGTCTACCACGCCGCCAACGATCCCCACGCGCAGGTCAATTACAGCGAAGAATATGACTACGACATGGGCGGCAATACCCTTGAACTGCGTCATCTCGGTGTCCAGCCATTCACCCGCCGCTGGGCCGTAGACGAGTTCAGCAACCGCAGCATCGTCCTCAACGACGGTGATCCCCCGCCAGACTTCGCTCAAGCCTTCGACGGCAACGGCAACCAGAGAAACCTGCTACGCGGACAAACATTGACCTGGGACACCCGCAACCAGCTCAGCGAAGTGTCCCCAGTCACCCGCGACGACAGCGAAGACGACACCGAACTCTACCGGTACGGTGGTGGCGGCAAACGCCTGCGCAAAGTGCGCCGGTCGCTGGCCTCCGGTCGCAACCTGATCGCCGAGGTGCGTTACCTGCCAGGACTGGAAATTCATCTCACAGTCAATGGCGAAGAACGTCACGTACTCGAAGTCGAGGCGGGGCGTAACAGCGTGCGGCTTGAGCATTGGGTCGGTAGTCCGCCAGTGGGTATCGACAACGATTACCTGGTCTACAGCGTGAACGATCACCTGCGCTCCGGCCTGCTGGAACTGGACGAACAGGGCGCTTTGATCAGTGACGAAGGTTATCGACCGTACGGTGAGCGAGCGTGGTGGATCACCCATCAAGGTGCCAAAGCGTCGTACAAAACACGCGGCTACTCGGGCAAACAGCGCGATGCCACCGGATTGATTTATTACGGTTTCCGCTACTACGCACCCTGGCTACTGCGCTGGATCAACCCTGATCCGGCCGGGGAAGTGGATGGCTTGAATCTGTTCCGTTTCGTACGCAACTCACCGGTGCGGTATTTCGACGGGGATGGGAAGTTGACAGAGGAAGAGCAAAACGAAATGGCAGATTTTCTGGAACGTTACCTGGAAGGGGCCGATTCAGATGGTGGAGTCGCCCAGGACGTCGTTGAGCAGCCGGTTCAAAGTGAACAACCCGTCGCGACGCGGTCTCCCCAAGTGCAGCCGATGGACTCGCTGGACCAGTTGTTAGAAACGATAGACAGCGACGCAAGGATTGAAACACCTCTGGAGCGCGAACTTGCCGAGTCGCTTGAGCGAACTGGGCTTATCGCGAGCCAATCCGGTGATATCTTGACATTAGCTTGGACCCGGGCGTTTTCCGAGTCGTCTCAGTCTACCGAGAATACCGCTGCACAAATTCCCGGACCCTCAAACCCATCGACTAACGAGAACAACGAAACTATCGTAATATCGGTAGGGCAAAAGTACTTCGTCTGTGAGGACTGCGGCGACAAATTCAAGACCAGACTGAATTTGCGGAAGCACCACAAAATCCATGATGCAGTTAGATTTTTGTGCCAGTTTTGCGGCGTAACTTTTTCGCAAGAATATACCTTGGTTGATCACGAACGAACTCATAAAGATCCTTATCGTTTTAACTGCACTCGCTGCAATAAATTTTTTTCATACAAGTCCAGTTTGAAAGCACATCTGCTCACTCATGAAGGCGAACATCCTTATAAGTGCGATCAATGTCCGAAAAGCTATAAGAAGAAAGATGATCTACGGTCCCATCTTGACTTTCACGCGGGAATCAAACGATTTGCCTGTCCTGCTTGTAGCAAGGCTTACAGGAAAAAATTTGATATGAAGCTGCATTACCAAAAAAAACATGGGAGCAGTTAG
- a CDS encoding DinB family protein, which translates to MINLRTARMLADYKRWANQRLFDSLAALPPGEVNKERVSVFPNIIGILNHIYVVDCIWKAHLEGRGHGFKTSHDLLHPELGDLHRAQQDIDDWYCQWSERQTEDSLDKTVEFTFVSGDSGKMSAGAMLMHVVNHASYHRGWIIQIYFGIPAMPPMTDLPIYLRETDPGFNAVSVATTQPTCVAQFSSATNVLPDRYR; encoded by the coding sequence ATGATCAACCTGCGCACCGCCCGAATGCTCGCCGACTACAAACGCTGGGCCAACCAGCGGCTCTTCGACAGTCTGGCAGCCTTGCCGCCGGGCGAGGTCAACAAGGAGCGGGTGTCGGTGTTCCCCAACATCATCGGCATCCTCAATCACATCTACGTCGTGGATTGCATCTGGAAAGCTCATCTCGAAGGCCGCGGGCACGGTTTCAAGACGTCCCATGACTTGCTGCATCCTGAACTCGGCGATCTGCACAGGGCGCAGCAGGACATTGATGACTGGTATTGCCAATGGAGCGAGCGGCAGACCGAGGACTCGCTGGACAAGACCGTCGAGTTCACCTTCGTTTCGGGTGACAGCGGCAAGATGAGTGCCGGCGCGATGCTGATGCACGTGGTCAATCACGCCAGTTATCACCGCGGCTGGATCATCCAGATCTATTTTGGCATTCCGGCCATGCCGCCGATGACCGATCTGCCGATTTACCTGCGGGAAACCGATCCGGGCTTCAATGCGGTCAGCGTCGCTACCACTCAGCCGACATGTGTTGCGCAATTCTCGAGCGCAACCAACGTTCTGCCGGATCGTTATCGTTGA
- a CDS encoding LysR substrate-binding domain-containing protein: MNRNDLRRVDMNLLVIFEALMFERNLTRAGEKLFLGQPAVSASLAKLRDLFDDPLLVRNGRVLEPTQRALAILKELQPAMDTISGAVSRAKDFDPSTSRDVFRIGLSDDAEFGLFPPLLKQIREEAQNVVVVVRRVNFLLMSSMLASGEISVGISYTTELPANAKRKKLRDLSVKILRGDSRPGPLTLDDYCDRPHALVSFSGDLTGAIDNDLARIGRSRRVVLAVPQFAGLRALLAGTDLLATVPDYAADALIEGSSQLRADDPPFDIVLSELSMVWNGVNDNDPAERWLRSRIAQHMSAEW, encoded by the coding sequence ATGAATCGAAACGACCTGCGCCGCGTGGACATGAACCTGCTGGTGATTTTCGAAGCCCTGATGTTCGAAAGAAACCTGACCCGGGCCGGGGAAAAACTGTTTCTCGGCCAGCCCGCCGTCAGTGCCTCGCTGGCCAAGTTGCGCGACCTGTTCGATGACCCACTGCTGGTGCGCAATGGCCGGGTGCTGGAGCCCACGCAGCGTGCCCTGGCGATTCTCAAGGAGTTGCAACCGGCGATGGACACCATCTCCGGCGCGGTCAGCCGGGCCAAGGACTTCGACCCCTCCACCAGCCGCGACGTGTTTCGCATCGGCCTGTCGGACGACGCCGAATTCGGTCTGTTTCCGCCGTTGCTCAAGCAGATCCGCGAAGAAGCGCAGAACGTTGTAGTGGTGGTACGGCGAGTGAATTTCCTGTTGATGTCGTCGATGCTCGCCAGTGGCGAGATCTCCGTCGGCATCAGCTACACCACGGAGTTACCGGCCAACGCCAAGCGCAAGAAACTGCGCGATTTGAGCGTGAAGATCCTGCGCGGCGACAGCCGTCCCGGCCCGCTCACGCTGGATGACTACTGCGATCGACCCCACGCGCTGGTGTCGTTCTCCGGCGACCTGACCGGTGCCATCGACAACGACCTGGCGCGCATCGGTCGCTCGCGGCGCGTGGTCCTGGCGGTGCCGCAGTTCGCCGGCCTGCGCGCCCTGCTGGCCGGCACCGACCTGCTCGCCACCGTGCCCGACTACGCCGCCGACGCGCTGATCGAAGGCAGCAGCCAGTTGCGCGCCGACGACCCGCCGTTCGACATCGTGCTGTCCGAGCTGTCGATGGTCTGGAACGGCGTCAACGATAACGATCCGGCAGAACGTTGGTTGCGCTCGAGAATTGCGCAACACATGTCGGCTGAGTGGTAG
- a CDS encoding LysR substrate-binding domain-containing protein: MIDIRQLRYFVAVAEEEHVGRAAERLHISQSPLSRQIAQLEEHLGLTLFERSQQRIRLTRDGQTFLAETRALLTHANRLESLGKRLGRGEEGGLCIGYSENAMHAGVLPNALRVLRVERPNVHVALYNLSSAEQLEGLRQRSLDIALVSEPPVADDPDLLAFQVLDDPMLLALPEHHPLARQPTLTPADLADQEWIGVQHRQHCASREDFISACIRAGFTPDIRMEATEPFTALGLVASGLGIAMIQKGLSRNAPPGVVLREVPWISFTTPLWAAWHRINLRPLVEAFRKVLTDPAPAAVTLAATG, translated from the coding sequence ATGATCGACATTCGCCAATTGCGTTATTTCGTCGCCGTCGCCGAAGAAGAACACGTCGGCCGCGCCGCCGAGCGCCTGCACATTTCCCAGTCGCCGCTAAGCCGGCAGATCGCCCAGCTCGAAGAACACCTGGGCCTGACCCTGTTCGAACGCAGCCAGCAGCGCATCCGCCTGACCCGCGACGGCCAGACGTTCCTCGCCGAAACCCGCGCCCTGCTGACCCACGCCAATCGCCTGGAATCCCTGGGCAAACGCCTGGGTCGCGGTGAAGAAGGCGGCCTGTGCATCGGCTACAGCGAAAACGCCATGCACGCCGGCGTGCTGCCCAATGCCCTGCGCGTGTTGCGGGTCGAGCGGCCGAACGTGCATGTGGCGCTGTACAACCTGAGTTCGGCAGAACAACTCGAAGGCCTGCGACAGCGTAGTCTCGATATCGCCCTGGTCAGTGAACCGCCCGTCGCCGACGATCCGGACCTGCTGGCCTTCCAGGTGCTGGACGACCCGATGTTGCTGGCCTTGCCTGAACATCATCCCCTGGCCCGCCAGCCGACCCTGACCCCGGCCGACCTGGCCGATCAGGAGTGGATCGGCGTGCAACACCGCCAGCACTGCGCCAGCCGCGAGGACTTCATCAGCGCCTGTATCCGCGCCGGCTTCACCCCGGACATCCGCATGGAAGCCACCGAACCGTTCACCGCGTTGGGCCTGGTGGCCTCGGGGCTGGGCATCGCCATGATCCAGAAAGGCCTGAGCCGCAATGCACCGCCCGGCGTGGTGCTGCGCGAAGTGCCGTGGATCAGCTTCACCACACCACTGTGGGCGGCGTGGCACCGGATCAACCTGCGACCGCTGGTGGAGGCGTTCCGCAAGGTGCTCACCGATCCCGCGCCCGCCGCCGTGACGCTGGCTGCCACCGGCTGA
- a CDS encoding aldo/keto reductase, whose translation MSLKDKLPGALGFGTAPLGNMFRAIPEEEAQATVQAAWDAGVRYFDTAPFYGSGLSEIRLGAALARYNRDDYVLSSKVGRVILDEVEDAAARDLGEKSGVFEHGRPNRIVNDYSADATLRSIEDSLKRLQTDRLDIVWVHDIAQDFYGDQWLEYFNQARTGAFKVLTRLREEGVIKGWGLGVNKVEPCELTLDLSEAQPDGFLLAGRYTLLDHDRALQRLMDAALAQNVEIVVGGPYSSGILAGGSHFEYQQASPAIVARVEQIKRIAAAHGVDIKAAALQFSLANPAVAAVIPGSSRPGRIAEDVAALSAVIPAAFWQAMREAQLVSERAPLPIAGV comes from the coding sequence ATGAGCTTGAAAGATAAACTGCCCGGCGCGCTGGGTTTCGGTACCGCGCCATTGGGCAACATGTTCCGCGCTATTCCTGAAGAAGAGGCGCAGGCCACCGTGCAGGCGGCCTGGGATGCGGGTGTGCGTTACTTCGATACGGCGCCGTTCTACGGCTCGGGCCTGTCGGAGATTCGCCTGGGTGCCGCATTGGCCCGTTACAACCGTGACGACTATGTGCTCAGCAGCAAGGTCGGCCGGGTGATTCTCGATGAAGTCGAAGACGCTGCCGCCCGTGACCTGGGCGAGAAGAGCGGGGTGTTCGAACACGGCCGCCCGAACAGGATCGTCAATGACTACAGCGCCGATGCCACCCTGCGCTCGATCGAAGACAGCCTCAAGCGCTTGCAGACCGACCGCCTCGACATCGTCTGGGTGCACGACATCGCCCAGGACTTCTACGGCGATCAGTGGCTGGAGTACTTCAATCAGGCCCGCACCGGTGCCTTCAAGGTGCTCACCCGTCTGCGCGAAGAAGGCGTGATCAAGGGCTGGGGTCTGGGCGTGAACAAGGTCGAGCCGTGTGAACTGACCCTGGACTTGAGCGAGGCACAACCGGACGGCTTCCTGCTGGCAGGGCGCTACACGCTGCTCGACCATGATCGCGCCTTGCAGCGCCTGATGGACGCGGCATTGGCGCAGAATGTCGAGATCGTGGTCGGTGGGCCCTACAGCTCGGGCATCCTCGCCGGTGGCTCGCACTTCGAGTACCAGCAGGCCAGCCCGGCGATCGTCGCCAGGGTCGAGCAGATCAAACGCATTGCCGCGGCCCACGGCGTGGATATCAAGGCGGCGGCCTTGCAGTTCTCCCTGGCGAACCCGGCCGTGGCGGCGGTGATTCCAGGTTCCAGCCGTCCCGGCCGGATCGCCGAAGATGTGGCGGCCTTGTCGGCGGTCATTCCAGCGGCGTTCTGGCAAGCCATGCGCGAGGCGCAACTGGTGTCCGAGCGCGCTCCATTACCCATTGCAGGAGTTTGA